The Alcaligenes faecalis sequence GCCGTTTTGAAAGCCTGTAATACCGCCACCTGCCGTATAGAAGTCAGAGACCGACTTGGTGCGTGCAGCCGCCCATTTGGTGATCCACAAGGTCGCCACCACAAAGGCTGCGAACATACCGATCGCCGTCCAATTGGTCGGTTGTTTTTGCAGCTCGCCCAGGTCGCCACCTGCCGCCAGCAAGGCGGGACTGGTCAGCATCAGGCCCAACACCAGACCGAAACGAAGATAAGAACGCTTCATTTACGCACCTCCTCAAGGACTTCCTTGGCCATTTGGTCGAACTTGGTATTGGCACGCCAGACATAAATGCCTGTAATCACAACCGCCAAAACAATGACGCCAAAACCAATAGGAATACCCAAGGTCATGACGCCTTCACCCAAGCGCATGGCAAACAATTCCTTGTCGAAAGCGATAATGCCGATATAACTGTAATAGGCCACCAACATGATGATGGTGAGTATCCAACCCAACCGCAACCGGGTCTTGACCAGATTCTGATAGCGAGGATTGGCCGTTATCCGACCTACAAGGGGATCTTGCATAGTTTGTCTCCGCATTGTTCTGAACGCCTTATTTCGCTGGCGT is a genomic window containing:
- a CDS encoding DUF485 domain-containing protein produces the protein MQDPLVGRITANPRYQNLVKTRLRLGWILTIIMLVAYYSYIGIIAFDKELFAMRLGEGVMTLGIPIGFGVIVLAVVITGIYVWRANTKFDQMAKEVLEEVRK